One genomic region from Nitrososphaerota archaeon encodes:
- a CDS encoding SRPBCC domain-containing protein, with the protein MTLKFEVIKQTVVIDAAPEVVYEAYVNPVKHSKFTGSPSKGTPRVGCKFTAWDGYITGKYVKLEKGKRIVHKWKTTEWPEGYPVSLVELTFKPKGKKTEMTMVHSKAPAEQAGDYAKGWMEWYWEPLKKYFAKS; encoded by the coding sequence ATGACTCTGAAGTTCGAAGTGATCAAGCAGACGGTGGTCATCGACGCGGCCCCCGAAGTAGTGTACGAGGCCTACGTCAACCCGGTCAAACATTCAAAGTTCACGGGCTCGCCTTCGAAGGGGACGCCCAGGGTCGGATGCAAGTTCACGGCCTGGGACGGATACATCACGGGCAAATATGTCAAGTTGGAAAAGGGGAAGAGGATAGTTCACAAGTGGAAGACGACCGAGTGGCCGGAGGGTTATCCAGTGTCTCTGGTGGAGTTGACCTTCAAACCGAAGGGCAAGAAGACGGAGATGACCATGGTGCACTCGAAGGCACCCGCTGAGCAGGCGGGGGACTATGCCAAGGGTTGGATGGAGTGGTACTGGGAGCCGCTCAAGAAGTACTTCGCGAAGAGCTAG